In a single window of the Suttonella indologenes genome:
- the scpB gene encoding SMC-Scp complex subunit ScpB has product MSLANRIEALLFTRDTALTVNMLAIALQAQEAEIEASLQDLAMRYENSAMRLAKVASGWRLQLREAYFADILALAEAQPPRFSRAFWETLAYIAYHQPVTRAEIDAVRGVVTSSGIYRQLFDLEWIEVVGRREMPGRPELLATTTVFLDDFGLASSADLPPMPNLTALEGNEDETRV; this is encoded by the coding sequence ATGAGTTTGGCAAATCGCATTGAGGCATTGTTGTTTACCCGCGATACGGCGTTAACGGTTAATATGCTGGCCATCGCTTTGCAGGCGCAGGAAGCGGAGATTGAGGCGTCTTTGCAAGACTTGGCTATGCGTTACGAGAACTCGGCGATGCGCTTGGCGAAGGTGGCAAGCGGTTGGCGTTTGCAGTTAAGAGAAGCGTATTTCGCCGATATTTTAGCTTTGGCGGAGGCGCAGCCGCCGCGGTTTTCACGCGCCTTTTGGGAAACTTTGGCGTATATTGCTTATCATCAGCCGGTTACGCGCGCGGAGATAGATGCAGTGCGCGGGGTGGTGACAAGCAGCGGCATTTATCGCCAATTATTCGATTTGGAATGGATTGAGGTTGTCGGGCGGCGTGAGATGCCCGGCCGTCCGGAGTTATTGGCGACAACGACGGTTTTTTTAGATGATTTTGGCTTGGCAAGTTCGGCAGATTTGCCGCCGATGCCGAATTTGACGGCTTTAGAAGGAAATGAAGATGAAACAAGAGTATGA